In Zygosaccharomyces rouxii strain CBS732 chromosome D complete sequence, one DNA window encodes the following:
- the IOC2 gene encoding Ioc2p (similar to uniprot|Q12072 Saccharomyces cerevisiae YLR095C IOC2 Member of a complex (Isw1b) with Isw1p and Ioc4p), whose translation MSMKRGRRAVSASLEPENERPAWQVFCAEDTLVQWHKLKNVESLVLRARERIGEDLFKTWSYHVVISWFYKVCDSFVTANYAGDIETFKPFWKDVKFDEELLLQELSGLAGELTLWESLRWHTLKNVANSKGVSLKDWNELAQHYLKDRGDYKFEKLTLEEQFQEVYAMIRVIERKNLPFRNYLLANLELFESVAYEDDDTGPLYALANVGVLVRKLVKQSPHEIHIPLKLKNCTVRLPHGPNGFELVHLDYSAEINRYLQSVKVDYELVTHNWEQFAQCVESNQIGEPSPNVDYEDLVNVYVEHQLYSRRLLQQRQKDHDMAELLTRRKRSSRLVAREEEVRRKDLESEWLDRLDSRDQFLRARSRLVNRNVKKIKDWLWSQLWSNFEKDLRITRGDPISKEEGSELTADDLKVLAQGTRYVDWICPVTETAAAVSTTGTDEHPLELPLHCCVTEEDVERGAAQEVDDQRWIFKCVGEPDLDSIWIGSPEEEQEHAALFAEKGGSLVCCESCLRWQHWECQSQRLLLLLASSQGRDSPVTARDFGIVQLGHASVQASRRSSRRAAMSNDQTTTNSADYNVEQHYLRPTDKRKPLGETGVFICAWCCYELEKQLRETFPAELSALRAKQRKNREERERRRLAAVNAASRTPVNGTFSAAATPAPLPTTESSATPTMFSAFNSSFATNPQQTPNNINSSTTNGAAQLSDSTASATPSGSTTPAIQRPNETGQTFQ comes from the coding sequence ATGTCTATGAAGCGTGGTAGGAGGGCTGTAAGTGCTAGTTTAGAGCCTGAGAATGAACGACCTGCCTGGCAGGTGTTTTGTGCTGAAGATACGCTTGTACAATGGcataaattgaaaaatgtggAGAGTTTAGTTTTAAGGGCAAGGGAACGTATTGGTgaagatcttttcaaaacttggaGTTACCACGTAGTGATTAGTTGGTTTTACAAAGTTTGTGACTCTTTTGTTACTGCCAATTATGCTGGTGACATTGAAACTTTTAAGCCGTTTTGGAAAGATGTCAAAttcgatgaagaattactgCTGCAGGAGTTGTCTGGTTTAGCTGGAGAGTTGACTCTGTGGGAATCACTTAGATGGCATACCTTAAAAAATGTAGCTAATAGTAAGGGAGTTTCCTTAAAGGATTGGAATGAATTGGCGCAACATTATCTGAAAGATAGAGGTGACtataaatttgaaaaattgacattAGAGGAGCAGTTTCAGGAGGTATATGCGATGATAAGAGTTATTGAAAGGAAGAATCTACCATTTAGAAATTATTTATTAGCCAATTTGGAACTATTCGAATCGGTAGCGTATGAAGACGACGATACCGGTCCCTTGTATGCATTGGCAAATGTGGGGGTTTTAGTTCGTAAATTAGTCAAACAAAGTCCTCATGAGATACATATACCGTTGAAACTAAAGAATTGTACCGTTAGACTACCTCATGGCCCTAATGGATTTGAATTAGTTCATTTGGATTATAGTGCGGAAATCAATAGATATTTACAATCGGTGAAAGTGGATTATGAATTGGTTACACATAATTGGGAACAATTTGCACAATGTGTAgaatcaaatcaaattgGTGAACCTTCACCTAATGTGGATTACGAAGATTTGGTTAATGTTTATGTGGAACACCAGTTGTACTCTCGAAGGCTATTACAACAGAGACAAAAGGATCATGACATGGCAGAATTGTTAACACGTAGGAAAAGATCTTCAAGGTTGGTCGCTAGAGAGGAAGAAGTTCGTCGTAAAGATTTAGAAAGTGAATGGTTAGATAGATTGGATTCTCGAGATCAATTTTTACGTGCCAGGAGCCGTTTGGTTAACAGAAATGTCAAGAAGATCAAAGATTGGCTCTGGAGTCAACTGTGGTCAAATTTCGAAAAAGATTTAAGAATTACTAGAGGAGATCCAATATCAAAGGAAGAAGGAAGCGAATTGACCGCAGACGATCTTAAAGTATTGGCACAAGGTACTCGATATGTCGATTGGATTTGTCCGGTAACTGAAACAGCTGCAGCTGTCTCTACGACTGGGACGGATGAACACCCATTAGAATTACCTCTACATTGTTGCGTAACGGAGGAAGATGTGGAACGTGGTGCAGCTCAAGAAGTAGATGATCAGAGATGGATATTTAAATGTGTTGGGGAACCTGATCTTGACAGTATATGGATTGGGTCACCTGAAGAAGAGCAGGAACATGCTGCATTGTTTGCAGAAAAGGGAGGTTCACTTGTATGTTGTGAATCTTGTCTCAGATGGCAACATTGGGAATGTCAATCACAACGACTTTTATTGTTATTGGCTAGTTCTCAAGGCAGGGATTCTCCCGTGACTGCTCGGGATTTTGGCATTGTACAACTGGGACACGCTTCTGTGCAGGCAAGCCGTAGATCAAGTCGAAGAGCCGCCATGTCTAATGATCAGACAACGACGAATTCTGCAGATTACAATGTGGAACAGCATTACCTAAGACCTACAGATAAAAGAAAACCTCTAGGGGAAACTGGAGTATTTATATGTGCATGGTGTTGTTACGAACTGGAGAAACAATTGAGAGAAACATTTCCTGCAGAATTATCAGCTTTAAGAGCTaagcagaggaagaatcGTGAAGAGCGTGAACGTCGTCGTCTAGCTGCTGTTAATGCAGCATCACGTACACCAGTCAATGGGACGTTTTCTGCGGCTGCGACACCCGCACCGCTACCGACAACAGAGTCTTCCGCAACGCCTACGATGTTTTCTGCcttcaattcatccttTGCGACAAACCCACAGCAAACTCCGAACAATATTAATTCATCCACTACTAATGGAGCTGCACAATTGTCAGACTCAACTGCATCTGCCACACCGTCAGGATCAACTACACCTGCAATTCAAAGGCCTAATGAGACCGGTCAGACCTTTCAATAG